In Finegoldia magna ATCC 53516, a genomic segment contains:
- the obgE gene encoding GTPase ObgE — translation MFIDVAKIELKAGKGGDGSVAFRREKYEPSGGPAGGDGGDGGSIIIVGDKDIKTLMDYSYRSIYKAESGGDGRNKKQFGKKGEDLILKVPVGTLVKDYDTDTVIYDVKHDKEEFVICKGGKGGKGNVHFKSSIRQAPRFAEPGTKGEEKTIKLELKLLADVGLIGLPNVGKSTLLSIMSNARPKIANYHFTTLEPNLGVCKVGEKSFVLADIPGLIEGASEGLGLGHDFLKHIERTKILVHVLDISGSEGRNPIEDFELINSELASYNIKLNDKKMLVVLNKTDLGAEDNIKEFREKYSDKVDEIVEISAATTENVDKLMYLIADTLDSIEDDYSTLDEQYVYFEEEKEPDFKVRKENENYIVEGPLIENLIYRTNFEVYESVNHLQKVLEDKGVIQQLKDLGIQDGDNVIIGDVEFDFYE, via the coding sequence ATGTTTATAGATGTAGCGAAGATAGAACTTAAAGCTGGAAAAGGTGGAGACGGTTCTGTTGCATTCAGAAGAGAAAAATACGAACCATCAGGTGGCCCTGCAGGTGGCGACGGCGGAGATGGCGGTAGTATTATAATTGTCGGCGACAAAGACATTAAAACTTTGATGGATTACAGTTACAGATCCATTTACAAAGCTGAAAGTGGCGGCGACGGCAGAAATAAAAAACAATTTGGTAAAAAAGGCGAAGATTTAATTCTTAAAGTTCCAGTTGGGACTTTGGTTAAAGATTACGATACAGATACGGTTATCTACGATGTAAAACACGATAAGGAAGAATTTGTAATTTGCAAAGGCGGCAAAGGCGGAAAAGGAAATGTTCATTTCAAATCATCTATAAGACAAGCGCCAAGATTTGCAGAGCCTGGAACAAAAGGTGAAGAAAAAACAATTAAGTTAGAATTGAAGCTTCTAGCCGATGTTGGATTAATAGGACTTCCTAACGTTGGAAAATCTACACTTTTGTCGATAATGTCAAACGCAAGACCTAAAATTGCAAATTATCATTTTACGACACTTGAACCAAATCTTGGAGTGTGCAAAGTCGGAGAAAAAAGTTTCGTACTTGCAGATATTCCTGGATTAATAGAAGGCGCAAGTGAAGGGCTGGGACTTGGTCATGATTTCTTGAAACACATTGAAAGAACTAAAATTTTAGTTCACGTGTTGGATATTTCTGGAAGTGAAGGTAGAAATCCAATCGAAGATTTTGAACTTATCAATAGCGAATTGGCTTCATACAATATAAAATTGAATGATAAAAAAATGCTCGTGGTTTTGAATAAAACTGACCTAGGGGCAGAAGATAATATAAAAGAATTTAGGGAAAAATATTCTGACAAAGTTGATGAAATCGTAGAGATAAGTGCTGCTACAACTGAAAATGTGGACAAACTTATGTATTTGATTGCGGATACTTTGGATAGTATTGAAGATGATTATTCTACATTGGATGAGCAATACGTTTACTTTGAAGAAGAAAAAGAACCTGATTTCAAAGTTAGAAAAGAAAACGAAAACTACATTGTCGAAGGTCCGTTGATTGAAAACTTAATTTACAGAACAAACTTTGAGGTGTACGAATCAGTAAATCACTTACAAAAAGTTTTGGAAGACAAGGGAGTTATTCAACAATTAAAAGATTTGGGAATTCAAGATGGAGACAATGTAATTATCGGCGATGTAGAATTTGATTTTTACGAATAG
- the rpmA gene encoding 50S ribosomal protein L27 produces MIKLDLQLFSSKKGVSSTKNGRDSESKRLGTKKGDGQYVLAGNILVRQRGTKIHPGNNVGKGGDDTLFTKIDGVVKFERIGKNRKQVSVYPKEA; encoded by the coding sequence ATGATAAAATTAGATTTACAATTATTCTCTAGTAAAAAGGGAGTAAGTTCTACTAAGAACGGTCGTGATTCCGAATCCAAAAGATTAGGAACTAAAAAAGGTGACGGCCAATACGTTCTAGCTGGTAACATATTAGTTAGACAAAGAGGAACAAAAATACATCCAGGCAACAACGTTGGAAAGGGTGGAGACGATACACTTTTCACTAAAATTGACGGAGTAGTTAAGTTCGAAAGAATTGGTAAAAACAGAAAGCAAGTTTCTGTATATCCAAAAGAAGCTTAA
- a CDS encoding cell wall-binding repeat-containing protein translates to MKNLKEIAKVSFVALSVSLMISTGSMAQTENDKKDVENELSAKYTSISTHNQSKLTKKAKLGYANVDNLQNGKKENDDLNREDLKSTDLNKHIKEKEEKTEVSDSTKDEEESEKEVVPKKSDKKDTEEGLEVSPIKAEESVSKENSEEQVSEEKEQEADGKEAQDEEVKALNSAGQIVPTRIAGQNRYESAAQISREQFTNAKKVIVVNAQKYADALSATTLSDGKYSILYTEKDSLPTATRNEIQRLNPVEVYLLGGQQSISAGIENILKKYSNKVTRIAGRDRYETSAKVAAMSKKKNVVIASGENFSDPLYASSYAYSNNAKILLSSGKTLSRETRDYLLRNKSSIGKVTVVGGGQSISSATVRYIQSVTGKNVSRISGRNRYDGSVKVANSMNKDKVFIASGEDFADALAISPLAQKLNAPILLSSKGKLDTSVIAFLNNFKNSIKDVFIVGGYRTIDNNVYGTVQNVLKKQIAKPKPQPKPQPKPPVVKDQSDIIEEDKAIGLHDFVVAKYSTTLYNAANSSAKSVRNINTSTVMQVINILDNGWMQLDINGFKGYAKVSDFGMFNPNKYRLVFQQGADLSKFNRNVNMKLAKQNGMDFVILKAGSGYSGEDPKFQQNYNNAKAAGLNVGAYWYSYAVNVEEAKEEAVRFMKILGKKQFEYPVYLDFEDPSQRKIPKKTKTDMAIAFMSILEKNGFYTGLYSSASWINNQFERERLKDYDVWIAHWHVTNPNCFTPDYGMWQFTNKSKIKGVSDTGEGGVDMNYSYKNYPKIIKDAKLNNF, encoded by the coding sequence ATGAAGAACTTAAAAGAGATTGCTAAGGTCTCGTTTGTTGCACTGTCTGTGTCACTAATGATTTCTACAGGATCTATGGCTCAAACAGAAAACGACAAGAAAGATGTAGAAAACGAGCTTAGTGCCAAATATACATCAATTAGCACACACAATCAAAGTAAGTTGACTAAAAAAGCTAAATTGGGATACGCTAACGTAGACAACTTACAAAATGGAAAAAAGGAAAATGATGATTTGAATCGTGAAGATTTAAAATCTACAGATTTAAATAAACATATTAAGGAAAAGGAAGAAAAAACAGAAGTTTCAGATTCTACAAAAGATGAAGAAGAATCTGAAAAAGAAGTTGTGCCTAAAAAATCGGATAAAAAAGATACAGAAGAAGGCTTAGAAGTTTCGCCAATCAAAGCTGAGGAATCTGTATCAAAGGAAAATTCAGAAGAACAAGTTTCTGAAGAAAAAGAACAAGAAGCTGATGGAAAAGAAGCGCAAGATGAAGAAGTCAAGGCTTTAAATTCTGCTGGACAAATCGTTCCTACTAGAATTGCTGGTCAAAACAGATACGAATCTGCTGCACAAATTTCAAGGGAACAATTCACTAATGCAAAAAAGGTTATTGTTGTGAATGCACAAAAATACGCCGATGCATTGAGTGCGACAACTTTGTCTGATGGAAAATATTCTATTTTGTACACAGAAAAAGACTCGCTTCCAACAGCTACAAGAAATGAAATTCAAAGACTTAACCCTGTAGAAGTGTATCTTCTTGGTGGTCAACAATCCATTAGTGCTGGAATTGAAAACATATTAAAGAAATACTCAAATAAAGTTACTAGAATTGCCGGAAGAGACAGATACGAAACTAGCGCAAAAGTTGCAGCTATGAGCAAGAAAAAGAACGTAGTTATTGCAAGTGGAGAAAACTTCAGTGACCCACTTTACGCATCTTCCTATGCTTATTCCAACAACGCTAAGATTTTGTTAAGTTCTGGAAAAACTTTGTCCAGAGAAACAAGAGATTATTTACTTAGAAATAAATCTAGTATTGGAAAAGTGACAGTTGTTGGTGGAGGACAATCAATCTCATCAGCTACAGTTAGATATATTCAATCAGTAACTGGCAAAAATGTTAGTAGAATTAGTGGAAGAAACAGATACGATGGGTCTGTAAAAGTCGCAAACTCTATGAACAAGGACAAAGTGTTCATCGCAAGTGGTGAAGATTTTGCAGATGCGTTGGCTATAAGTCCATTAGCACAAAAGCTAAATGCACCGATTTTATTGAGTTCAAAAGGAAAATTAGACACAAGTGTAATTGCATTTTTGAATAATTTTAAGAACTCGATCAAGGATGTATTTATTGTTGGTGGATATAGAACAATTGATAACAACGTGTATGGTACTGTTCAAAATGTTTTGAAAAAACAAATTGCCAAACCAAAACCACAACCAAAACCACAACCAAAGCCACCAGTTGTCAAAGATCAATCAGACATAATCGAAGAAGACAAGGCGATAGGATTACACGATTTCGTAGTTGCAAAGTATTCTACAACTCTTTACAATGCTGCAAATAGTTCTGCAAAATCTGTAAGAAATATCAACACTTCAACTGTTATGCAAGTTATAAATATTTTAGATAATGGATGGATGCAATTGGATATAAATGGATTTAAAGGATATGCAAAAGTATCTGATTTTGGAATGTTCAACCCTAACAAATACAGATTAGTATTCCAACAAGGAGCGGACCTTTCAAAATTCAACCGCAATGTAAATATGAAATTAGCTAAGCAAAACGGAATGGATTTTGTAATATTAAAAGCAGGATCTGGTTACAGCGGAGAAGATCCAAAATTCCAACAAAATTACAACAATGCAAAAGCAGCAGGATTAAATGTTGGAGCATATTGGTATTCATACGCTGTAAATGTTGAAGAAGCTAAGGAAGAAGCTGTCAGATTCATGAAGATATTGGGCAAGAAACAATTTGAATACCCAGTATATTTGGATTTTGAAGATCCTTCACAACGTAAAATTCCTAAGAAAACAAAAACAGATATGGCGATTGCCTTCATGAGTATTCTCGAAAAGAATGGATTCTACACTGGATTGTATAGTTCGGCATCTTGGATTAACAATCAATTTGAAAGAGAAAGATTGAAAGATTACGACGTTTGGATTGCACATTGGCACGTTACAAATCCTAACTGCTTCACACCTGATTATGGAATGTGGCAATTTACAAATAAATCAAAAATAAAAGGCGTTTCAGATACTGGAGAAGGCGGAGTAGACATGAACTATTCCTACAAAAACTATCCAAAGATTATCAAAGATGCCAAACTAAATAATTTTTAA
- a CDS encoding ribonuclease E/G: MKYLFIDKNTWGYYDDELKLLGDYDSELGNIYVAKITKYDKKLDAFFIEYDKKKTGFLNNTKFTKDLKPSDEILVQMIKESIGDKYPKFTTKITIETENLKYTNSDKLTFEGKQKYKDIDDFKQKYTFTGIVGEDFFKQEKSQQEKEMNFIVNKLHYIETEKKFLPIPKLLYKKNPVDKIIQEEDVDYLITNDRIVYRQYKGILNVKFDENYDYNYDNLISRDIIDKNSEIIKLDNNAEIVIQKTEAMWVVDVNSSKMILKEDYFHELNTKALKKIHQMIYLKKMVGMVIVDCVRERDNKKLSDFIKDEFCEPNINFHGFSNLNLLEFTVKLDK; the protein is encoded by the coding sequence ATGAAATACCTATTCATAGACAAAAACACTTGGGGATATTACGATGATGAACTGAAATTATTGGGAGATTACGACAGTGAGCTGGGTAACATTTACGTCGCCAAAATCACAAAATACGACAAGAAACTAGACGCGTTTTTTATAGAATACGACAAAAAGAAAACAGGATTTCTAAATAACACGAAGTTCACAAAAGATTTGAAACCATCAGACGAAATACTAGTTCAGATGATAAAAGAATCAATTGGTGACAAATACCCCAAATTCACAACGAAAATTACTATTGAAACTGAAAATTTGAAATACACAAACAGCGACAAATTAACATTTGAAGGAAAACAAAAATACAAAGACATCGATGACTTCAAACAAAAATACACATTCACAGGAATTGTAGGAGAAGATTTCTTCAAACAAGAAAAATCACAACAAGAAAAAGAAATGAATTTCATTGTAAATAAATTACACTACATTGAGACAGAGAAGAAATTCCTTCCGATTCCAAAACTTTTGTACAAGAAAAACCCTGTAGACAAAATAATTCAGGAAGAAGATGTGGATTATTTGATAACTAATGACAGAATAGTTTACAGACAATACAAGGGAATTTTAAATGTAAAATTTGATGAAAATTACGATTATAACTATGATAATTTGATAAGTCGTGATATAATAGATAAAAATTCAGAAATAATAAAACTGGACAATAACGCAGAAATTGTCATCCAAAAAACTGAGGCAATGTGGGTTGTGGATGTGAATTCTTCCAAAATGATATTGAAAGAGGATTATTTTCACGAACTAAACACAAAAGCTTTGAAGAAAATCCATCAAATGATTTATTTGAAGAAAATGGTGGGAATGGTTATTGTGGATTGTGTCAGAGAAAGAGACAACAAAAAGTTATCAGATTTTATTAAAGATGAATTTTGTGAACCGAATATAAATTTTCATGGATTTAGCAATTTAAATCTATTAGAATTCACAGTAAAACTTGACAAATAA
- a CDS encoding RidA family protein produces the protein MKFLHSDKAPAAIGPYSQATSANKTIYVSGQLPIVDGELQTDIRKATKASLDNILHIIETEGGKVENIARVGVFMQDLSQFSDMNEVYAEFFGDHKPARSAVQVAALPKGAIIEIEAIAELD, from the coding sequence ATGAAATTTTTACATTCAGACAAAGCACCTGCTGCAATTGGACCATATTCACAAGCAACATCTGCTAACAAAACAATTTATGTATCAGGACAACTTCCAATCGTTGATGGAGAATTACAAACTGATATAAGAAAAGCTACAAAAGCATCATTAGATAATATTTTACATATTATCGAAACTGAAGGCGGCAAAGTAGAAAACATCGCAAGAGTTGGCGTGTTCATGCAAGATTTATCACAATTTTCTGATATGAACGAAGTTTATGCAGAATTTTTTGGAGATCACAAACCAGCAAGAAGTGCAGTTCAAGTTGCAGCTCTTCCAAAAGGAGCAATAATCGAAATAGAAGCAATTGCTGAATTAGACTAA
- a CDS encoding YhbY family RNA-binding protein codes for MITPKQRAKLKKISHGYKPLVNIGKGGISENTLKQIDDTLNKREVMKIKILNNNLDDRDMLIDEILTKLDCEFVRYMGNILTIYRESENKVIDLDD; via the coding sequence ATGATAACACCAAAACAAAGAGCAAAATTAAAAAAGATTTCTCACGGTTACAAACCACTTGTAAATATCGGCAAAGGTGGAATTTCAGAAAATACTTTGAAGCAAATAGATGATACTTTGAACAAGAGAGAAGTCATGAAGATTAAAATTCTCAACAATAATTTGGACGATAGAGATATGTTGATAGATGAAATATTGACAAAACTTGACTGTGAATTTGTCAGATATATGGGAAATATTCTAACAATTTACAGAGAATCTGAAAACAAGGTAATAGATTTAGATGATTAA
- the rplU gene encoding 50S ribosomal protein L21 yields the protein MFAIIKTGGKQYKVSEGDVIKVEKIEAEAGDKIEFDQVLMVAGDDVKVGSPVVEGAKVQAEVLDQKKDKKIVIFKFKAKKNYRKKKGHRQPYTLVKIEKIDA from the coding sequence ATGTTCGCAATTATTAAAACTGGTGGAAAACAATACAAAGTTTCTGAAGGAGATGTCATTAAAGTTGAAAAAATCGAAGCTGAAGCAGGCGACAAAATCGAATTTGATCAAGTATTAATGGTGGCTGGAGACGATGTTAAAGTTGGAAGCCCTGTAGTAGAAGGAGCTAAGGTTCAAGCAGAAGTTTTAGACCAAAAGAAAGACAAGAAAATTGTTATTTTCAAATTCAAAGCTAAGAAAAACTACAGAAAGAAAAAAGGTCATAGACAACCATATACATTAGTTAAAATTGAAAAAATTGATGCTTAA
- the rsfS gene encoding ribosome silencing factor, with product MTELELVQKAIDDKIGKDIVTLKLDSAVADYFVIATANAPNHAQSIIDEVEKVCDENGFEILGKEGYSEGNWILLDLNDIIVHVFTEEARSFYDIERLWN from the coding sequence ATGACTGAATTAGAGTTAGTTCAAAAAGCGATAGACGATAAGATTGGAAAAGACATTGTAACTTTGAAATTAGATTCAGCTGTTGCAGATTATTTTGTGATTGCAACTGCCAACGCACCTAACCACGCTCAATCTATTATTGATGAAGTGGAAAAAGTGTGCGACGAAAATGGTTTTGAGATTTTAGGAAAAGAAGGTTACAGCGAAGGTAACTGGATTTTGCTAGATCTTAATGATATTATAGTACATGTATTTACAGAAGAAGCACGTTCTTTCTACGATATAGAAAGATTGTGGAATTAG
- the ychF gene encoding redox-regulated ATPase YchF → MKLGIVGLPNVGKSTLFNAITKAGAEMANYPFCTIDPNIGLVNVPDERVYKLAELFNSKKIIPATIEFYDIAGLVKGASKGEGLGNKFLENIRESDAIVEVLRCFEDENIVHVDGSVDPLRDIDTINYELILSDLEMVERRLEKSRKALKGNKDLKEEVDLLEKIYDVLSEGKSIRILDLDEDEMKLMRSFNLLSVKPIIYVCNVSEDEVADAYENNEMVQKVKDFAKSEDAKVVVISAQIESEISALDSEEDKKEFLEAIGLEKSGIDDLITQSYDLLGLMSFLTTGEDETRAWTIKKNTPAVQAAGKIHTDIQRGFIRAEIVNYDDLIELKSMAAVREKGLMRLEGKEYLMQDGDVVHFRFNV, encoded by the coding sequence ATGAAATTAGGTATTGTGGGGCTTCCAAATGTAGGAAAGTCCACACTTTTTAATGCGATAACAAAAGCAGGTGCAGAAATGGCAAACTATCCATTCTGTACGATAGATCCTAACATCGGACTTGTAAATGTTCCTGATGAAAGAGTGTATAAATTAGCAGAACTTTTTAATTCCAAAAAAATTATTCCAGCGACAATCGAATTTTACGATATTGCAGGACTTGTAAAAGGCGCAAGCAAGGGCGAAGGTTTGGGAAATAAATTTTTGGAAAATATTAGAGAATCTGATGCCATTGTTGAAGTTCTAAGATGCTTTGAAGATGAAAATATAGTTCACGTTGATGGTTCAGTGGATCCACTTAGAGATATCGACACTATCAACTACGAACTTATTTTGTCTGATTTGGAAATGGTTGAAAGAAGATTAGAAAAATCCAGAAAAGCTTTGAAAGGTAATAAGGATTTGAAGGAAGAAGTAGATCTTCTTGAAAAAATCTACGACGTTTTGTCAGAAGGAAAATCAATCAGAATCTTGGATTTGGATGAAGATGAAATGAAACTTATGAGAAGCTTCAATCTTTTGAGCGTAAAGCCAATAATTTACGTGTGCAATGTAAGTGAAGATGAAGTAGCGGATGCTTATGAAAACAACGAAATGGTTCAAAAAGTAAAAGATTTTGCAAAATCAGAAGATGCAAAAGTAGTTGTAATTTCTGCGCAAATTGAATCGGAAATTTCTGCGTTGGACAGCGAAGAAGATAAGAAAGAATTCTTGGAAGCAATCGGTCTTGAAAAATCAGGAATCGACGATTTGATTACACAAAGCTATGATTTATTGGGACTTATGAGTTTCTTGACAACAGGAGAAGATGAAACTCGTGCTTGGACTATCAAGAAAAACACTCCTGCAGTACAAGCAGCTGGTAAAATCCACACAGATATTCAAAGAGGATTTATCAGAGCAGAAATCGTGAACTACGATGATTTAATCGAATTAAAATCAATGGCTGCAGTTAGAGAAAAAGGCCTAATGAGATTGGAAGGTAAAGAGTATTTAATGCAAGATGGAGATGTAGTTCATTTTAGATTTAATGTATAG
- the yqeK gene encoding bis(5'-nucleosyl)-tetraphosphatase (symmetrical) YqeK — protein MKVKEIENNLSKMLKKTRYEHVLRVRDKAIELAKLHNQDVTKIELAALLHDCAKNNEEMYLDKYKKEFEELRNLRQNDPDMENPKLLHCYLGRIVANKEYGVKDEAILDAIEFHTTGRINMTDFEKIIYLADKTEDKRDYDDVDEIRRLSKINLNKAIVKSLDDTIKYLIEGEREISITSVNVRNYLLKGV, from the coding sequence ATGAAAGTTAAAGAAATAGAAAATAATTTGAGCAAAATGCTCAAAAAAACGAGATACGAACACGTTTTGAGAGTAAGAGACAAGGCTATTGAATTAGCAAAACTTCACAATCAAGACGTTACAAAAATAGAATTAGCAGCGCTTCTTCACGACTGTGCAAAAAACAATGAGGAAATGTATTTGGATAAGTACAAGAAGGAATTCGAAGAGCTTAGAAATTTGCGACAAAACGATCCTGATATGGAAAATCCAAAGTTGTTGCATTGCTATTTGGGTAGAATTGTCGCTAACAAAGAATACGGCGTGAAGGACGAAGCGATTTTGGATGCGATAGAATTTCACACAACTGGTAGAATTAATATGACTGATTTTGAAAAAATAATTTACTTGGCTGATAAGACCGAAGATAAGAGAGATTATGATGACGTGGATGAAATCAGAAGATTATCCAAAATAAATTTGAATAAAGCAATTGTCAAATCACTAGATGATACGATAAAATATCTTATAGAAGGTGAGAGAGAAATATCTATCACTAGTGTTAACGTCAGAAATTATTTATTGAAGGGAGTATAG
- a CDS encoding IS110 family transposase: protein MEKLEKLKEEVKITMEATGKYHLPILYELKDRGYFVAVINPLKMKQYCRALNFRKAKNDKIDAKQIAEYGLMYWKELEEYKVDEENYRVLKELNRNYQHYMDLRINQMNFIDQTIHQTFTGIKKLITHGSGDFSKDKLLDFLEKWWHKDLILEKTEEEFVEEYKTWAKEKRYHPNANKAKAIYQLAEDSISTQPSHNTKIETNIREGINLIKQINQILNRILSQMIEISEPLEEYQ from the coding sequence ATAGAGAAACTAGAAAAATTAAAAGAAGAAGTAAAAATAACAATGGAAGCAACAGGAAAATATCATCTACCAATACTTTATGAATTAAAAGATAGAGGATACTTTGTAGCAGTAATAAATCCACTAAAGATGAAACAATATTGCCGAGCATTAAACTTTAGGAAAGCAAAAAATGACAAGATAGATGCAAAACAAATAGCAGAATATGGACTAATGTATTGGAAAGAATTAGAAGAATACAAAGTAGATGAAGAAAACTACAGAGTCTTAAAAGAATTAAATAGAAACTACCAACATTACATGGATTTAAGAATCAATCAAATGAACTTCATAGATCAAACAATACATCAAACATTTACAGGAATAAAAAAACTAATTACCCATGGTTCAGGAGACTTTTCAAAAGATAAACTATTAGACTTTTTGGAAAAATGGTGGCATAAAGACTTAATATTAGAAAAAACAGAAGAAGAATTTGTAGAAGAATATAAAACGTGGGCAAAAGAAAAGAGATACCATCCAAATGCAAACAAAGCAAAAGCCATTTACCAATTAGCAGAGGATAGTATCTCAACACAACCTTCCCATAACACAAAAATAGAAACAAATATCAGAGAAGGAATAAACCTGATAAAACAAATAAATCAGATTCTAAATAGAATTTTATCACAAATGATAGAAATATCCGAGCCCTTAGAAGAATATCAATAA
- a CDS encoding ribosomal-processing cysteine protease Prp encodes MVTVDIFRKDGKIVKVKSTGHADHGSYGNDVVCSAISVYLINTVNTFTEILKLDSDKLKFHFESGDASFEINYDLLNETEMIQVDILMKSLVFALESIRNENIKHLKINYREV; translated from the coding sequence ATGGTAACTGTCGATATTTTTAGAAAAGACGGAAAAATTGTAAAAGTCAAATCAACAGGTCATGCTGATCATGGATCCTATGGAAATGATGTGGTGTGCAGCGCTATCAGTGTTTATCTGATTAATACTGTCAACACATTTACAGAAATACTTAAGCTTGACTCTGATAAGTTGAAATTTCATTTTGAAAGCGGAGATGCTTCATTTGAAATAAACTATGACTTACTAAATGAGACTGAAATGATTCAGGTGGATATTTTGATGAAATCATTGGTATTCGCACTGGAATCAATACGAAACGAAAATATAAAACACTTGAAAATTAACTATCGGGAGGTGTAA
- the nadD gene encoding nicotinate-nucleotide adenylyltransferase, translated as MIKVGIMGGTFDPIHIGHLILAMEAINYKNLDEVWFIPTGNPNFKQDKNVTDKQKRFEMVKIATQDNDKFKVCDYEIKKNGVTYSWETMKYLRENYNHDFYFIMGEDSLMSVETWENAEDFLKNTKILACIRRQEEMSKLDGKIDELKSKGYFVEKIPASFIDISSTKIREKVQLNQDFRYFVPNQVFEYIVRNKLYES; from the coding sequence ATGATTAAAGTCGGAATAATGGGTGGGACTTTTGATCCCATTCATATAGGACATTTGATATTAGCTATGGAAGCTATTAATTACAAAAATTTGGATGAAGTGTGGTTCATTCCTACTGGTAATCCTAATTTTAAACAAGATAAAAATGTCACAGACAAACAAAAAAGATTTGAAATGGTGAAGATTGCCACACAAGATAACGACAAGTTTAAAGTATGTGATTATGAAATTAAAAAAAATGGCGTGACATATTCATGGGAAACTATGAAATATTTGAGAGAAAATTACAATCATGATTTTTATTTCATAATGGGCGAAGATTCGCTGATGAGTGTGGAAACTTGGGAAAATGCAGAAGATTTTTTGAAAAATACTAAGATTTTGGCTTGTATTAGAAGACAAGAAGAAATGTCCAAACTAGATGGAAAAATCGATGAATTAAAATCAAAGGGATATTTTGTGGAGAAAATTCCTGCGAGCTTTATAGATATTTCTTCTACGAAAATCAGAGAAAAAGTGCAATTAAATCAAGATTTTAGGTATTTCGTACCAAATCAAGTTTTTGAATATATTGTGAGAAACAAATTATATGAAAGTTAA